The Juglans microcarpa x Juglans regia isolate MS1-56 chromosome 2S, Jm3101_v1.0, whole genome shotgun sequence genome has a window encoding:
- the LOC121253003 gene encoding cyclin-dependent kinase inhibitor 4, with amino-acid sequence MGKCMKKLKIAGDVALIMELSHLPHAASIGACTRAKLLALQRFQKTTLLPAVAPNPDASSLSFLQLRSRRRLQKPPLFRKQQLHQHQLQPQLCRESPSPRPNSRPRVGRVDEEEQGCVGAFPKGNESEDSNDFGVEASFGMELDGGDRSIRHSVPCSLIRDSDSMKTCGSTSRRTISTEANQRVRNDMRRNIPTTQEMEEFFVCAEQPQQRMFIEKYNFDVVNDLPLPGRFEWVQMVS; translated from the exons ATGGGAAAGTGCATGAAGAAATTGAAGATCGCAGGTGATGTGGCTCTGATCATGGAGCTCTCCCATTTACCCCATGCGGCCTCCATTGGTGCCTGTACCAGAGCCAAACTCCTGGCCCTTCAACGATTCCAGAAAACTACTCTCTTACCCGCTGTTGCACCCAACCCAGACGcatcctccctctccttcctccAGCTCCGCAGCCGCCGCCGCCTCCAGAAACCTCCTTTATTCAGAAAACAACAGCTGCATCAACATCAACTACAGCCACAGCTTTGCAGAGAGAGCCCAAGCCCCAGGCCCAATTCGAGGCCCAGGGTAGGGCGGGTGGACGAGGAGGAGCAGGGGTGTGTTGGTGCATTTCCGAAGGGAAATGAATCAGAGGATAGTAATGATTTCGGGGTtgaggcttcgtttggaatGGAGCTTGATGGTGGCGACAG GAGCATCAGGCACAGCGTGCCATGCAGTTTGATAAGGGACTCAGATTCCATGAAAACCTGTGGTTCAACCTCCAGGCGAACAATTTCTACTGAAGCTAACCAAAGAGTTAGGAATGACATGAGAAGAAACATCCCAACAACACAAGAGATGGAGGAGTTTTTTGTCTGTGCCGAGCAGCCACAACAGAGAATGTTTATTGAGAA GTACAACTTCGATGTGGTGAATGATTTGCCCCTTCCAGGACGGTTTGAATGGGTGCAGATGGTTTCCTAA